The proteins below come from a single Candidatus Margulisiibacteriota bacterium genomic window:
- a CDS encoding helix-turn-helix domain-containing protein translates to MSTDRRTFKKEFDLRYDAVDIGKYITALRKKQNLSVCQLALRSGLKDPVLLRVEKGEREPRLNTLLKIISGLELSPAKFFQFFDKY, encoded by the coding sequence ATGTCAACTGACAGGAGAACTTTCAAGAAAGAATTCGATCTGCGTTACGATGCTGTCGATATTGGCAAATACATTACCGCGCTACGCAAAAAACAAAATTTGAGCGTCTGTCAGCTAGCTTTACGTTCCGGCTTGAAAGACCCGGTGTTGCTGCGTGTCGAAAAAGGCGAGCGTGAGCCGCGCCTGAATACCCTGCTCAAGATCATCAGCGGGTTGGAATTATCGCCCGCTAAATTTTTTCAGTTTTTCGACAAATACTAA